One genomic region from Salvia hispanica cultivar TCC Black 2014 chromosome 2, UniMelb_Shisp_WGS_1.0, whole genome shotgun sequence encodes:
- the LOC125207617 gene encoding uncharacterized protein LOC125207617 has translation MRSKKRSTGAPSLSIQNTLPLPLPPQLCFEGETLARFLKSVQREIESARIVDETLPLKIWIKQQFAVGVNEVTRGLERMPPNRGDEKSVDDGGEARCGYFQVILVASDCNPRTLTKHLPALAASRNVPLISVKDRKEGSLRLGELIKVKTAIAIGVKAKGNAINQLIKEALTNNKINSTEDEA, from the exons ATGCGAAGCAAAAAGAGAAGCACCGGAGCGCCGTCGCTGTCCATTCAAAATACTcttcctctccctctcccgCCCCAACT TTGTTTTGAAGGTGAAACCCTAGCTCGTTTCCTCAAATCGGTGCAGAG GGAGATCGAATCGGCGAGAATCGTAGACGAAACTCTGCCTCTTAAGATTTGGATTAAG CAACAATTTGCCGTGGGGGTAAATGAAGTCACGCGAGGACTTGAGCGAATGCCTCCTAATCGTGGAGATGAAAAATCTGTGGATGATGGTGGTGAAGCCAGGTGTGGCTACTTTCAG GTGATATTGGTAGCGTCAGACTGCAATCCTCGAACCTTGACAAAGCATCTACCAGCATTGGCCGCTTCAAGAAATGTGCCACTTATCTCTGTAAAAGATAGAAAAGAAGGTTCTTTAAGATTAGGCGAGCTGATAAAGGTGAAAACAGCAATCGCCATTGGAGTAAAG GCTAAAGGAAATGCTATCAATCAACTAATAAAAGAAGCCCTAACTAACAACAAGATCAATAGCACTGAAGACGAAGCATaa
- the LOC125204222 gene encoding mitochondrial substrate carrier family protein B, translating to MEARVGVDGARKFLHQQPRPQQPQISQIGTIPQLLAGGIAGAFSKTCTAPLARLTILFQVQGMHSDVAILSKPCIWREALRIVNEEGFRAFWKGNLVTIAHRLPYSSVNFYSYEQYKRILRSIPGLEGQGEHPHADAFVHFVGGGLAGMTAASATYPLDLVRTRLAAQRNTIYYQGIRHSIRTICRDEGFFGLYKGLGATLLGVGPSIAISFSVYESLRSSWLSRRPDDSNVLVSLACGSLSGIASSTATFPLDLVRRRMQLEGAAGRARVYKTGLFGTLKHIIRSEGLRGMYRGIMPEYYKVVPGVGIVFMTYETLKKLLAQGPFS from the exons ATGGAAGCTAGGGTCGGGGTGGATGGCGCGAGGAAGTTTCTACACCAACAACCGCGGCCGCAGCAGCCGCAAATATCGCAGATTGGCACAATTCCGCAGCTCCTTGCCGGTGGCATCGCCGGAGCTTTCAGCAAGACCTGCACTGCTCCCCTAGCCCGCCTCACCATCCTGTTTCAG GTGCAAGGCATGCATTCGGATGTAGCTATATTGAGTAAACCTTGTATATGGCGCGAGGCGTTGCGCATAGTTAATGAAGAAGGTTTTAGAGCCTTCTGGAAAGGGAATTTAGTTACTATAGCTCATCGTCTTCCGTATTCTTCTGTCAACTTCTATTCTTATGAACAATACAAAAGA ATTTTAAGATCAATACCGGGTCTTGAAGGCCAGGGAGAACATCCACATGCAGATGCTTTTGTGCATTTTGTCGGTGGTGGCTTGGCAGGAATGACTGCTGCTTCTGCTACATATCCTTTAGATCTTGTCCGAACAAGGCTGGCAGCACAG AggaatactatatattatcaaGGCATTAGGCATTCAATTCGTACCATCTGCCGAGATGAAGGATTTTTTGGTCTCTACAAAGGGCTAGGTGCAACATTATTG GGAGTTGGGCCCAGTATAGCAATAAGCTTTTCGGTTTATGAGAGTTTGAGATCTTCCTGGCTTTCTCGCAG GCCTGATGATTCTAATGTATTGGTGAGCCTTGCTTGTGGTAGTCTTTCTGGCATTGCATCGTCAACAG CGACATTCCCTTTGGACCTCGTAAGGCGAAGAATGCAATTGGAAGGTGCTGCTGGCCGAGCCCGAGTGTACAAAACTGGATTATTTGGAACTTTGAAACACATAATCCGTTCTGAAGGCCTCCGCGGTATGTATAGAGGGATAATGCCTGAATACTACAAGGTTGTTCCAGGTGTCGGCATTGTATTCATGACATATGAAACATTGAAGAAGCTTCTAGCACAAGGGCCGTTCAGTTAG